TTCCGCGCCGGAAACCGCCCCGATTTGGTGGAGAAAGAGACCACCGAACTGGCTATAATAAAAGAGTATCTGCCCGAGCAACTGTCGGAGGATGACATCAGGGGGCTGATTCGCCATGCAATAGAGGAAACCGGAGCCGATTCTCCTGCCAAAACCGGTCTGGTCATGAAAGCCTTGATGCCTAAAGTCAAGGGAATGGCTGATGGTCGGCTGGTCAGCCGGCTGGTTGCAGAAATCCTCTCCGGGGACAAAAAATAACAGGGACTGAGTCAGAAACAACGGACATTAACAAGGAGTTAATCGATGAATTGGATTGATATTGTGCTCTTGGTCCTGCTGGTCGCAGCCATTATCATCGGTTCCAAAAAAGGATTGGTGCGGGAATTGATGGCCCTGGCCGCCCTGACCGCAACGGTTATAGTCTCGTTCAACTATATTGATATTATTGCCACCAAAATCTATGCCAAAATCGGAGGCTCTCCTTTGGCCACCGCCATTCTTTCCTTTGTGGTTCTGCTGGGATTGGTCTATGCGGTGTTCAAACTTCTGGGAATCATGTTCTATAGAATTGCCAATCTGCAGAAACTGGGCAAAAAGGATCAGGTCGGAGGAGCGCTGGTCGGCGCCATCAGAGGCTGGGTCGTCATCAGTTTTATGATCTTCATGGTTTTCCTCTTCCCCATGCCGGATAAATTCTATGTCGATTTCGAAAATTCATTTCTGGGGACGACTTTTGCCAGGACTCTGCCGGCAATTTATGAGGGTTCATCCAGTCTTCACCCCGGCAACAGGGAGTTTATGCAGAAAGTCGAAAATACTCTTCTTCAGGAACCATCGGCCAAGACCACGCCGGCCAAACGCGAGGCGCTGGCTAAATCGCGCGAGCAGGTCTACCGCGTCGTTTATCAGATCGATCGTTTCTTCGGATCCGAGGAAAGAAAGATATAGACCTCAATAAAGCTGTTTTCAATTCGACCACAACCGCTTATATTTCAGCCGGCCTAAGCCGGCTTTTTTATTATTGATTATGGCAGGATTTGATAGTCATACATTGGAAGTTCTGGAGTTCCCCAAGATCCTATCCATTCTTAAGGGGCTCTGCCTGACACCCTACGGAATGGAGCGGATAATCGAGTTCTCTCCTCTTTTCGATATTCCTGTCATTCGGAGCCGGATGGAGGAAATTTCGCAGATGAAAGATATCGTGCAGTTCAGCGAGGCTTTCCCCCTTTATCGAACCGAGGATGTCACGGTCTTGATTAATAACTCCCGGGCTCAAGGGATATTTCTGGAACCGGAGGAGCTTCTCTGGGTCAAGGAACTGATTGAGGTTTGCAGCGCCCTTCACGATTACGCCAAGACCGAAAGAGAAAAATTCCCGCTTATCGATGGCTATCTGTCGCAGA
The DNA window shown above is from Candidatus Zixiibacteriota bacterium and carries:
- a CDS encoding CvpA family protein, with the protein product MNWIDIVLLVLLVAAIIIGSKKGLVRELMALAALTATVIVSFNYIDIIATKIYAKIGGSPLATAILSFVVLLGLVYAVFKLLGIMFYRIANLQKLGKKDQVGGALVGAIRGWVVISFMIFMVFLFPMPDKFYVDFENSFLGTTFARTLPAIYEGSSSLHPGNREFMQKVENTLLQEPSAKTTPAKREALAKSREQVYRVVYQIDRFFGSEERKI
- a CDS encoding GatB/YqeY domain-containing protein, whose amino-acid sequence is MSLLDRIDADLIKALKAGDRFKATVLRGLKSDIKYKKIEKRDELTDDDIIGVLSTAAKRRGDSIEQFRAGNRPDLVEKETTELAIIKEYLPEQLSEDDIRGLIRHAIEETGADSPAKTGLVMKALMPKVKGMADGRLVSRLVAEILSGDKK